Within Elizabethkingia sp. JS20170427COW, the genomic segment AGAACCATTACCAATTGTATTGTAGAACAATTTGGGTTTGCAATGATTTTATCTTCTTTCGTTAATTCTGAAGCATTAATTTCAGGAACCACTAACTTTTTATCCGCCTCCATTCTCCAAGCTGAAGAATTATCGATAACTGTTGTGCCTACTTCGGCAAACTTAGGAGCATACTGTTTGGATGTTTCACCACCTGCAGAAAATAAAGCAATTTGAGGCTTCATATCGATTGCATCTTGCATGCTTACAATCTCATATTCTTTGCCCTTGAAGAGAACCTTCTTTCCTACAGACTTCTCAGAGGCTACAGGAATTAATTCAGTAACATTAAGATTTCTCTCTTCTAAAACTTTCAGCATAATTTGGCCTACCATCCCGGTAGCACCTACAACAGCTACTTTCATTTGAAACGTAATATTTTGGTTAAATTTTTTACAAATTTATAAATTTACAAATACTAAAACTAACAAAATGGTAAATAATAGTAAATTAAATACCAAATAGTTTAGCATGAGGCAACGCATAGCAAAATAAAGCTATAGCAATTACTGCCAAGAATACTAATCCCATAGATATTCTATCTGCAGATTTTAATTTTTTATTCAATACTGTCATTAATATAGCTGCAATAAGCATTGAAAAAGGATGCTCAATATAAGTAAATCTAAGATCTGAGTTTTTCATCAAACCTCCCATTCCTATCTCTGAAATAGTAGACATAAATCCAGATGTTCCTACTAGCATTACCAATCCTATCAATAGCTGAATATGGAAAAAGATCATGGTAAATAAAGTAGTTTTACGTAAAAAAGAAGATACTTTGCCAGATTGTCCAAACATTGTAATCAATAAGGCAACTACAAATAGTAATACTAGTAGTATTTCTAAATAAGCAAAACCACGATGGGCATTCAATAAAATGTTGTGCATAATGTCATTTTTATAATTAGACAAATATACAGAATAGCTTTTAAATCCTAAGCTTAAATATTTACAAGTTTTTTAGGTTTCAACAGATTATAGATGAGAGAAAATACTCCAAACAGCTTGCGAAGCTCTAAACACTATATACCAAAAACTACCAACCAAACACTAAGAATAGGTATCAACAAAAAAAAAATCCTCAACTACGATTGTAATTGAGGATTCAAAAATAAAAACTGGCGGCGACCTACTCTCCCGCGTTAGCAGTACCATCGGCGCTAGAGGGCTTAACTTCTGTGTTCGGAATGGGAACAGGTGAGCCCCTCTGCTATAACCACCCTAAATATGGTATATTATTGCTCGTATATCTTTCATATTTCGTTGAACTTTATTCTATATTCAACTCTACATATACTAACAACTTTTTATCGACAAATTCATCACAAAGGCATAACCTTGCTTGCACTCCTTTCATGCTTTAGGAATAAATCTACGGGTAATTAGTACTACTCGGCTATGACATTACTGCCTTTACACCTGTAGCCTATCAACGTCGTCATCTACAACGACCCTTAAAAGATGTCTCATCTTGAGGCTGGTTTCGCACTTATATGCTTTCAGTGCTTATCCTTACCAAACTTAGCTACTCAGCGGTGCACCTGGCGGTACAACTGATACACCAGAGGTTTGTTCAACACGGTCCTCTCGTACTAGTGTCAAGCCCTCGCAAACATCTAACGCCCGCAATAGATAGAGACCGAACTGTCTCACGACGTTCTGAACCCAGCTCGCGTGCCACTTTAATGGGCGAACAGCCCAACCCTTGGGACCTTCTCCAGCCCCAGGATGTGACGAGCCGACATCGAGGTGCCGAACCTCCCCGTCGATGTGAGCTCTTGGGGGAGACTAGCCTGTTATCCCCGGAGTACCTTTTATCCTATGAGCGATGGCCCTTCCATACGGAACCACCGGATCACTATGTCCTGCTTTCGCACCTGATCGACTTGTAGGTCTCACAGTCAAGCACCCTTATGCCATTACACTCTACGCACGGTTACCAAGCGTGCTGAGGGTACCTTTGAAAGCCTCCGTTACTCTTTTGGAGGCGACCACCCCAGTCAAACTACCCACCACGCAATGTCCTTCTTCTGAAGTTAGGCTCCAAGTAATCAAAGGGTGGTATTTCAACAATGACTCCACCAATACTAGCGTACCAGCTTCAAAGTCTCCCACCTATCCTACACATTGATTACTCAAAGTCAATACGAAGTTATAGTAAAGGTTCACAGGGTCTTTTCGTCCCATTGCGGGTAATCGGCATCTTCACCGATACTACAATTTCACCGAGCTCGTGGCTGAGACAGTGCCCAGATCGTTACACCATTCGTGCAGGTCGGAACTTACCCGACAAGGAATTTCGCTACCTTAGGACCGTTATAGTTACGGCCGCCGTTTACTGGGGCTTCAGTCAATGCCTTCGCTTACGCTAAGCACCTCCCTTAACCTTCCAGCACCGGGCAGGTGTCAGACCCTATACTTCATCTTTCGATTTTGCAGAGTCCTGTGTTTTTGATAAACAGTCGCCTGGGCCTATTCACTGCGGCCAGCTTACACTGGCGTCTCTTATCCCGAAGTTACGAGACCATTTTGCCTAATTCCTTAGCCACGACTCACTCGAGCACCTTAGGATTCTCTCCTCGACTACCTGTGTCGGTTTTGGTACGGGCTGTATATATCGCTTTTCTTGGAAGCGGGGCCAAAGGATTATCAGCGCATCCGTAGATTTGCTGTACTATCATAACCTCGCGGTTACTTCAACGTACTATTCCGTCAGTACGCACCTTCTTTCCAACTCCGTCACTTTTATCTATATACAGGTACGGGAATATTAACCCGTTGTCCATCCACTACGCCTCTCGGCTTCGCGTTAGGCCCCGACTAACCCCCAGCTGATTAGCATGGCTGAGGAAACCTTAGTCTTTCGGTGAGGGGGTTTCTCGCCCCCTTTATCGTTACTTATGCCTACATTTTCTTTTCTATCCGCTCCACAATACCTCACAGTACTGCTTCGGCGCAAATAGAATGCTCTCCTACCAGATACAATTATTTGTAAATCCATAGCTTCGGTAATATGTTTATGCCCGATTATTATCCATGCCGGACCGCTCGACTAGTGAGCTGTTACGCACTCTTTAAATGAATGGCTGCTTCCAAGCCAACATCCTAGCTGTCTATGCAGTCCAACCGCGTTCTTTCAACTTAACATATATTTAGGGACCTTAGCTGGTGGTCTGGGTTCTTTCCCTTTCGGACATGGACCTTAGCACCCATGCCCTCACTGCTGGTAAACATTTATTAGCATTCGGAGTTTGTCAGGAATTGGTAGGCGATGAAACCCCCGCATCCAATCAGTAGCTCTACCTCTAATAAACTATAACCAACGCTGCACCTAAATGCATTTCGGAGAGTACGAGCTATCTCCCAGTTTGATTGGCCTTTCACCCCTACCCACAGGTCATCCCAAGACTTTTCAACGTCAACGGGTTCGGTCCTCCACTTTGTGTTACCAAAGCTTCAACCTGCCCATGGGTAGATCACAAGGTTTCGCGTCTAATCCTACTAACTATGCGCCCTATTCAGACTCGCTTTCGCTACGGCTCCGTAACTTAATTACTTAACCTCGCTAGTAAAATTAACTCGTAGGCTCATTATGCAAAAGGCACGCCGTCACTAATATAAATATTAGCTCCGACCGCTTGTAGGCGTACGGTTTCAGGTTCTATTTCACCCTTCTATTCGAAGTGCTTTTCACCTTTCCTTCACAGTACTTGTTCACTATCGGTCTTTCAGGAGTATTTAGCCTTGGAGGATGGTCCCCCCATATTCAGACAAGATTTCACGTGTCCCGCCTTACTCTTTTTTCATCTATATATCCCTTTCAAATACGGGGCTATCACCCTCTATGGCTACACTTTCCAGTGTATTCTTCTAAAAATATATAAACTTTTGGGCTAATCCGCTTTCGCTCGCCACTACTTACGGAATCTCTTCGATTTCTTTTCCTCCGGGTACTTAGATGTTTCAGTTCTCCGGGTTTGCTCTGCTTGCGCAGTGACATGTCTTCAACATGCCGGGTTGCCCCATTCGGACATCTCGGGATCAATTCGTGTGTGCCAATCCCCCGAGCTTTTCGCAGCTTACCACGTCCTTCTTCGCCTCTGAAAGCCTAGGCATCCGCCATACGCCCTTAACGATTTCTTTCCTAATGTTATACTTTATGTATCACATATGTATATTTACTCTGCACTCAAGGAGTGCTCGGTTATCTCTTTGTGATGTCTTTATCGTTAATGTCAATGATCTTTAATCTTTAGTCTTTAGTTTATGGTTCTTAGTGCATAGTGGCTCTCACTATTTTATTACTAATCCCTATTAAACTAAAACCTAATTGTGGAGAATAAGGGAGTCGAACCCTTGACCTCCTGCGTGCAAGGCAGGCGCTCTAGCCAGCTGAGCTAATTCCCCCTCTTTCTTTATTAGTAGTCTCGGGCAGGCTCGAACTGCCGACCTCTACATTATCAGTGTAGCGCTCTAACCAGCTGAGCTACGAGACTCTCGTAAGATTTCTCTCCCTTCTACTAATTTTTAGGGGTATGTTTTTTTTTCAACCTAAGTAAAAAACCAAAGCTTGTGTTAGCTTAAGGTTAGTGAGCTTACGCTCTGTTATTTTTTTATACTCTATCTCTAGAGTCTCTAAAATGAGATGTTCCAGCCGCACCTTCCGGTACGGCTACCTTGTTACGACTTAGCCCTAGTTACTTGTTTTACCCTAGGCAGCTCCTTTTACGGTCACCGACTTCAGGTACCCCAAACTTCCATGGCTTGACGGGCGGTGTGTACAAGGCCCGGGAACGTATTCACCGCATCATGGCTGATATGCGATTACTAGCGATTCCAGCTTCATAGAGTCGAGTTGCAGACTCCAATCCGAACTGAGACCAGCTTTCGAGATTTGCATCACTTCGCAGTGTAGCTGCCCTCTGTACTGGCCATTGTAGCACGTGTGTGGCCCAAGGCGTAAGGGCCGTGATGATTTGACGTCATCCCCACCTTCCTCTCTACTTGCGTAGGCAGTCTCTCTAGAGTCCCCAACTGAATGATGGCAACTAGAAACAGGGGTTGCGCTCGTTGCAGGACTTAACCTAACACCTCACGGCACGAGCTGACGACAACCATGCAGCACCTTGAAAATTGTCCGAAGAAAAACACATTTCTGCGTCTGTCAATTCCCATTTAAGCCTTGGTAAGGTTCCTCGCGTATCATCGAATTAAACCACATGCTCCACCGCTTGTGCGGGCCCCCGTCAATTCCTTTGAGTTTCATTCTTGCGAACGTACTCCCCAGGTGGATTACTTATCACTTTCGCTTAGTCTCTGAAGTTATTCCCCAAAAACGAGTAATCATCGTTTACGGCGTGGACTACCAGGGTATCTAATCCTGTTCGCTACCCACGCTTTCGTCCATCAGCGTCAGTTAAAACATAGTGACCTGCCTTCGCAATTGGTGTTCTAAGTAATATCTATGCATTTCACCGCTACACTACTTATTCCAGCCACTTCTAATTTACTCAAGACTTACAGTATCAACGGCAGTTCGACAGTTAAGCTGCCGGATTTCACCGCTGACTTATAAGCCCGCCTACGGACCCTTTAAACCCAATAAATCCGGATAACGCTTGCACCCTCCGTATTACCGCGGCTGCTGGCACGGAGTTAGCCGGTGCTTATTCGTACAGTACCTTCAGCTATCTACACGTAGATAGGTTTATCCCTGTACAAAAGTAGTTTACAATCCATAGAACCGTCTTCCTACACGCGGGATGGCTGGATCAGGCTTCCACCCATTGTCCAATATTCCTCACTGCTGCCTCCCGTAGGAGTCTGGGCCGTGTCTCAGTCCCAGTGTGGGGGATCACCCTCTCAGGCCCCCTAAAGATCATCGCCTTGGTGAGCCGTTACCTCACCAACTAGCTAATCTTGCGCGTGCCCATCTATATCCACCTCAGTTTTCAATATTACCCGATGCCGAATAATATATTATGGGGTATTAATCTTCCTTTCGAAAGGCTATCCCCCTGATATAGGCAGGTTGCACACGTGTTCCGCACCCGTACGCCGCTCTCTCTTCTAGCAAGCTAGAAAATACCGCTCGGCTTGCATGTGTTAGGCCTCCCGCTAGCGTTCATCCTGAGCCAGGATCAAACTCTCCATTGTATGTTTGTTTAATCCTTAAGCTCTAACTCAATTTATAATTGACGCTTTGGTTTTTCCTTACTTGGTTGTTATTTTTTATTTCAATGATCTTTTCTCTATCTCTCCTAAACTAACTCTTTTTCGTCATTAGCTCGTTTATTCCTGATTTCTCTTTCGCTCTCCTCAGCGCTTGTTTGCCGAGTTTTGCGGTTGCAAAGATAAAAACTTTTTTGTTTAACTTCCAAATATTTTTTAAAATATTTTTTTTCGTCTCGCCTTATCTCCGACTCGCTATTCCAGTCTCTTTCGTAACCGTTTTTGCGAGTGCAAAAGTATAAAACTCTTTTAATATGACAAAATGTTTTCTAAAATATTTTTTCAATACCTGAAATACTCCTTCGCTCCCCCACTAAACAAGAATCGTTACCTCATCGTTTGGGAGTGCAAATATAGAGACTTATACTTTACCTACCAAATTATTTACGCCTTTTTTATACCAAAAACACCTAAGTAACTGTGGAAGTGTGAGATTTTTTTGTAAAAAAAAGCGTTCGCCTTAGTTTTAGATAAGACGAACGCTTTAAAAGTTGGTGTAAAAATACTACTTATTGTATAGTTCTTCTACTTTATCCCAGTTTACTACATCAAAAAATGCAGCTACATAGTCTGGTCTTCTATTTTGATATTTTAAATAGTAAGCGTGTTCCCAAACATCTAAACCTAATATAGGAGTTCCTTTAATCGGTGCATCAGCCATAATTGGAGCATCTTGATTAGGTGTAGAACCTACAGAAACAGAGCCATCGCTATTTTTAACTAACCAAGCCCAACCAGAACCAAATCTAGTTTTTGCTGCGTTAGAGAAATCTTCTTTAAATTTCTCGAAACCTCCGTAATTATCGATAGCTTCTTTTACTTTACCTACAGGCTCTTTAGAACCTCCAGGAGTCATTACTTCCCAAAATAAAGTGTGGTTGAAGTGACCTCCTCCATTATTTCTAACTGCTGGTTTATCGCTTCCTAAAGCTAATACTTCTTCAATTGTTTTCCCTTCTAGATCTGTACCTGCGATAGCAGCGTTAAGATTATTTACATAAGCTTGATGGTGTTTTCCATAGTGGATTTCCATAGTTTGAGCATCAATAGATGGCTCTAATGCGGTAAACGCATATCCTAGTTGTGGTAATTCAAATGCCATTTTAAATTATTTTTTAAAATTATGTATCAAAAATACAAATAATAAAATTGTTTTTGCGAATATCAGTTTAGATTTTATATATTTTTAACATAAAAAAAACCACTCTAAAGAGCGGTTTTGTCGTTATTCTAAGAAATCTAAATGCCGAATTCTTTTTGGATATCTTCTACTCTATCCAATTTCTCCCATGTGAAGAATTCCAAATCTTTTAAAGTAATTTCATTAGATAACCCTGCATTAAACGTCTTATCTGCTACATAATATTCTTTTCCCATGTGCCCATAAGAAGCTGTTTCTTGGTAAATAGGATTTCTTAATTTTAAATTTTGTTCTATTGCATACGGACGCAAATCGAAAATCGCTAAAACTTTTTTAGCAATTTCCCCATCTGTTAAGTTTACCTTCGCTGTTCCATATGTATTAATAAACAATCCACAAGGTTCTGCCACCCCTATCGCATAAGAGACTTGAACAAGTACCTCATCCGCTACCCCTGCAGCTACTAGGTTTTTGGCAATATGTCTTGTTGCATAAGCAGCACTTCTATCTACTTTTGATGGATCTTTCCCTGAAAAAGCTCCTCCACCATGAGCGCCTTTTCCTCCGTAGGTATCTACAATAATTTTTCTTCCTGTAAGCCCTGTATCTCCATGAGGCCCTCCAATAACAAACTTCCCTGTTGGGTTGATATGATACTTGATATTATCGTTAAATAATTTTTGAATATCTTCAGTTTGAGTTGCTATCACTCTAGGAATTAAGATAGTTTTGATATCCTCACGAATTTTATTCAACATTTCTTCCTCAGAAGCAAAATCATCATGCTGAGTAGAAACAACGATTGAATCGATACGAATCGGTTTGTGATCATCTGAATATTCTATTGTTACTTGACTCTTCGCATCAGGACGAAGATAAGTAATCTCTTTTCCCTCTCTTCTTATTGCAGAAAGCTCTTTTAGAATTGTATGAGCTAAGTCTAGCGCTAAAGGCATATAATTCGCGGTTTCATTAGTCGCATACCCAAAC encodes:
- a CDS encoding superoxide dismutase, yielding MAFELPQLGYAFTALEPSIDAQTMEIHYGKHHQAYVNNLNAAIAGTDLEGKTIEEVLALGSDKPAVRNNGGGHFNHTLFWEVMTPGGSKEPVGKVKEAIDNYGGFEKFKEDFSNAAKTRFGSGWAWLVKNSDGSVSVGSTPNQDAPIMADAPIKGTPILGLDVWEHAYYLKYQNRRPDYVAAFFDVVNWDKVEELYNK
- the metK gene encoding methionine adenosyltransferase, coding for MPYLFTSESVSEGHPDKIADQISDALIDNFLAYDKESKVACETLVTTGQVVLAGEVKSTAYLDVQHIAREVINGIGYTKGEYMFNGDSCGVISAIHEQSPDINQGVDRVVSEDSFDAKANAQGAGDQGMMFGYATNETANYMPLALDLAHTILKELSAIRREGKEITYLRPDAKSQVTIEYSDDHKPIRIDSIVVSTQHDDFASEEEMLNKIREDIKTILIPRVIATQTEDIQKLFNDNIKYHINPTGKFVIGGPHGDTGLTGRKIIVDTYGGKGAHGGGAFSGKDPSKVDRSAAYATRHIAKNLVAAGVADEVLVQVSYAIGVAEPCGLFINTYGTAKVNLTDGEIAKKVLAIFDLRPYAIEQNLKLRNPIYQETASYGHMGKEYYVADKTFNAGLSNEITLKDLEFFTWEKLDRVEDIQKEFGI